Part of the Juglans regia cultivar Chandler chromosome 14, Walnut 2.0, whole genome shotgun sequence genome, AATTGCTAtactctttgaaaaaaagtggagattaatattaaaaaaaataattttttacgtggatttcaaatttatctatttttttaaaaaaaatataaaattacaagttTTAAAACTGCAAATTTGATTTctctgctatttttttttttcttttgtatgatTTCTACATGCCCATGgttaaaaaatggaaaatccAATCAACTCCGACACTAGTAAAATAGTCAAAGCAGTTGATAAAACGCACTGAAGAGGCCAGGCCAGGGCCCAAGCAGGCCCAAAACCAGTCGCACGCATACTTTCTCGGACTGAGACTCTAAAAACAGAAACCCTAAAAACACGGCGGcaactttcttataaaatgccccttcaaagttcaaaccctgACATTTCCTCCTCTTGCTGCTCCCTTCACCCTCCCTCTCCAAAACCCTCctgaaaccctagcctcctcCTCTCTTGCCCACCATGGAGTTTTGGGGTAAGCTCCTTTTATACTCTACTCACTGCATTTtcctccatcatcatcatgatacTATTTGGGTTGGGTTTCACATATCTAATTTCTTTGACACGGACTTTCGTCGCTTCGTTTGTCCGTCAAATTTTGTTTCTCGTCTCATCGTGCAACTGATTTTGTCCGTCTGTTTCGTTGTCTCTGAATGCGAACACTTTCATCTCGGGAAAatgatttcatatttttcttttggattttctAGTAGAGAATATATTGGTGATTAtgcttctttcatttttttactgTATTGGAAATCTACTTTCTGATTTTTCGCCCTGCATGCTTGCTGGTTTTGTTATTTTAGTGTTTGTCGCTTGGAGCTGGTgagtttgctttttttttttttttctatgtctGTAGAAGTAGCCTGTCATGTTTCTGTTACTTCAGTGTTTGCTTCATGGAGTCGCGTAATTTTTGTTTGGTAAGATGCTGGAaatggtttattttaatttttagcttTTGCCGAAAAAGAATCTCACTTATCAGCGTGATATATTTGGAAATTTATCGATTGTCCTTTCTTTTTCGAAAGAGAATACAGAGGATTCTGGGTCCGAGAGTACGAGATAACTAATAGTGAAATTGCGCAAATGGcacttaatttctttttgagttttttgtgtTCTTTCCAAGGCACATAATGATAATTTCCTATGGTTGTTTTATTATCTGTTTTTGTTTGGCTctttatgattatgatgaagggCGTCGTGTTGCCTCTGCCATTTTTAGTGGTCTTTGAGTCAGGTGTCTTTCTGATATATTAAGTTATTGGGggttataatcttttattttctgatgTGTATCCAACAAGTGTTCTGATTTTGTGTTGTTCTGATGGTGTCTTGATGAGATATAGTTGTGGGTACATCTTTATATTATACCTTACTGTGGTCAGGGTCAACTCATATTGTATTATGATCACTTTTGTTGTAAGTTATCTATCCATTCATATCAATGGATGGGCAGATGTTGAACaactcttctttcttttctttaaggTGTTGAAGTCAAGGCAGGGCAGCCTCTTAAAGTTAAACCTGGTGAGGAGCAGGTCATACATCTTTCGCAGGTAAGAATGCTTGTACTTGTACTATTGCTTGTTTTGGGCTATATTCTCTACATGatatacaattattttgcaCGTTCTTGGAATGTCTGAAATGCTGCTTTTTGTCCAGGCATCTTTGGGTGAGTTTAAGACAAAGGGAAATGAATCAGTCCCTCTCTTCTTAAAGTTTGATGATCAGAAACTTGTCTTGGGAACCCTTTCCCAGGAGAACTTCCCTCAGCTATCTTTTGATTTGGTTTTTGAGAAGGAGTTTGAGCTCTCTCACAACTGGAAACATGGGAGTGTCTACTTTCTTGGCTACAAAGCATTTACTCCAGAGGAATATCCTTTTCGCTTCTTCCTGTTCAGTGATTCTTTGATACTTCCCTTATACAAATTGGTTGATACTTTTCAGCTTTCTTCTCTTAGGATGAGTTATTAGatcataaattttctttatagcTTGGATCTGCTTGAAGTCCTTATTGAAGTTATGTTTTATAATCTCGTTGAAGTCTCATAAGCTGTGCATTTCTGCATTGCATTAGTCTTAAAAAGGAGAGCCGGGGCAGGGGGTTGTCTTCTCCATAAACTACAAATTTCAGGTTGAAATTCATCACTGCCTCAAAAAGGCTGTCAGTCATATGGAATCAGCAATGAGTTgtatgaattaatttaaaatttaatcttttttcttttttctggatTATTTAGTTAGTTGATTTATTTCTTGCAGTCAACTTGGATAAATTTGTGATGCTCAGTTCTTTGTGATGCAAGAATGTTGGTTAAATTTAAATGCTACCCATATGCTTATTTTCTAGTTATTGATGCTCTCTCAGTCTTATTTTGCTTGACAAATAATTTCTTTTGGCACTGAGTTGTAGCAGAGGGCGTGCACcttgtttcatatttatttctatttccaattttttttttaccatttttaaaTCATGCGATTAGCTGTTGCATGTGAATTTCTTGAGGCTCAACTACATCACTTTCTTTGGTGGTGTTGATTACTATAACCAGTGTGTGCTTGCCTCTATTTCTTACCTGTGAATTCCTTGACTCTTTGCTGTTGTCTCTGCCACGGATGATCATGACGGTGAGTGTGAAAAATTGCCTTTTCTATAACATATCCTAAATTTGACTGTTAGACATAACCCTAGGGgatggctcaagtggtaaggtcCTTGGTATTGGGGGTTATGCTCCCCCCAAGTCTAAGGTCTAAAGCAAAACTTAAAGAAACCGTGTCTCACTGGTGAAAAGTAGATTATTTACCTGATTTGTGTGATGTGGACGCATCACACGGTTCCAGGGATGTAACTGGTTAAAAGACATTGCATTTGCATGGTCTCCGGGATTCCTTGTCATAAAAAAGTTGACTTTTAATACTTACTGTTTTCtacttattaaaataatctaccTTACCTTTTTGAAATTGTACAGATTTTGATACTGATTCAGAGGATGAAGAGTTGGAGGATTTGCCATTGATTAGCGGAGAAAATGGTGGATGATGTCCCTCCATTgtacttttactttatttagaGATTTAATCTCTTTCTGCCATTGACTGGTAACTAATTTTCAGGCAAGGCTGGTTCAACAATTACCACTCAAAAAGCTGCATCCAAGCCTGAATCTTCTGAAAAGCAGGTTAAGCTTGTAGAACCAATCAAAGACGATGAGGATGATGATTCTAGTGATCAGGTATGCATGAATTTCTAATTTGGCTATAGATGAATTTGTGATCTTTTTCCCTTTATCTGATTTGGCAATATATGGAAATGAGTTGTTATAATGCTTAATGCAAAAGCCCCAAGATGTGCGTATTATTAgttagttttttctttattccactTTTGAAGATATGAAACTGCAACCAAAGTTCATGGCTAGCAATTGTAACATGATTACAGTAGGTcctcattatattttatactagGATCCAAGGCTAGCTGAGAAATAGCATTCATCTTCTACTTCTCCGTTACAAGTTCTGAAAATGGCCGTAAATATGTTCTCatgttttaatatgattttgtaaaaacccaaatcaaaatttaaatctcGAGAACACATCtgagcatttttctttttccctgaTGTTAATACCTAATGTAAAAACATCTTTTGCTTCTTGATTTGAGTGTTCTGTGACTCTTTAGTGTGTCAGTTGTTTGTGCAAACTCCTAATGAGTAAacatatcttttttctttttcctttttacattttttgttctTGAACATGCTAATCAAACATTATTTGACCAGCTTTGAATTGTGTAACTTATTGTtataggatgatgatgatgcaatGTCATTTGAGTCTGGTGATGACTCTGATGATGACTCTGATGAGGAGAGTGAAGAAACACCAAAGAAGGTATTTGACTGTTTATTGTAttctagttctttttttttttaaatttctgggCATCATGGATAATAATCATTTCTTAACGAAAAAGGTTGAATTGGGAAAGAAGAGGCCCTCTGATGCTGCACACAAAACTCCCGTACCTGCTAAAAAAGCAAAACCAGCTACTCCTCAAAAGACAGGTGATTTTGTCTgtctttgttcctttttttttattattttttgtaggtTTGTTAGACTAATTCCTATGATGTGCTTGACTTCTAGCAATTTGAAAAAAGGTcctataatttttgtttgacttTGAGTTTCTTTattgaataatgctatatactacactctcatcctattttgatcatattaagtaGTATGTGACACATTCattaccattagatgataaagaaacatgtaataaattattatttaatggtgataaatatgccACATCTTATTTAGTAGGATGAAGGTGAGatggtagtatggtgtatagaattttccttctttattaTCTCAAGTTTcatattagttaattttatttctggACATATTGATCATCTTCCTTAAAGGTCACATTGTTTACCTCCTGATTTTGAATTTCAGCTGGCTTTTAAGTTACTGCTAAATAAagcaatatttttatttgcCTGAAAGTTTTGGTGAGCTTTAATTCTGAACTCGAGACTTTATTTGATAATTGGTggtggttattttattttatagatggtAAGAAGGGTGGTCATACCGCAACTCCACATCCTTCCAAGAAGGCTGGAAAGACTCCTGCAAATAGCGACCAAGCTAAGCCGCAGACCCCAAAATCTGGTGGTCAATTCTCTTGCAAGTCTTGTAGCAAGTATGTTTTTACTTGCAACAATGGAAAGTGTTACTCCTATTCTAAATTAGGTTGCATTGTGTTCTTACAGCTTTTATCTTGTGCAGGAGTTTCACCTCAGATGTTGGTCTTCAGTCACACACAAAGGCCAAGCATGGTGAAAAATAAGTAGTTGGTGGACGATTGATTATCTGTACATGCACACAGCCGTAGCATGTTCTGGATTTTTTTCATGGGATGGGTTACAGAGTCGAGTTTTATTAGGGTTTTGGCATGGTATACAAGAGAATTTTCTAGTTGTTTTTGGAGTTCTGTTCAAGGATTTAGTATATCCCTATTGTGCTTCTTGGACCATTTTAATGGAGGTGGTGATTTTGTCTCGTATTTTGTGTTGTCCCAGCTTTTATCTACATTTAGTCAGCTTCGTGGAACTTTTAGCCTTGCTAAGGGCTTGTTTGTAAAATCcttcttaaaattttctaaatttttttttcctaatattattcaaatataaatattttttaattttagagttttaattttttcatctaattattataatttttgttgaaCTTTCAAACAAACGcaaaacataatataattttttaaaattttgaaacgaaagttatattttatatatattttaaatttataatatttttatataacttatttttgttctaaaatttaactccaatgattttattattattaacaaacttttcatctttttataGGTAGTCTTCACTTGGAGATCAATATATAGGTCTCGAGGTTTAGGTGGACCGAGtttttttatgctttatttGTTATCAtagttaatttaattattataatttttttaaaatttttatataaaataaaataaataatttaattttttcaaatctcaacataaaattaatattaaaaaatagtataatattttattatttagaaacaaataaaaaacaaactaattTACTTTTTTAGCAGTCTTCACTAGTTGccagttgaaagttaaagaaatataatatttaattcgcTTCCACGTCGAAAACAAATGATTgtaatgtaaattttaatataaaatgcattGAAACTATGGAAAAAAATTGCTTAAAAGTTCTTGTGACTATCGGAGTAGAGTGAGAAAATTGAAGCAATCTAGAAAAAACCCACGAAGACGATTCAGTGAAGAAAATCAAACGTCGAATAACCAAAAACACAATCATACCAAAAGTGTCAAATACACTCTGAAAACAAAGATTATGCAAATCCTAATTATGTCAACAAGGTTAAAACCCATCTAATACAAATGgagaataataaaataccaTTACACCAAATTGGccccaaaaatatcaaatgtcTTTCGCTGCATCCATCCCATCCCATCCTTGACCTGCAATGTGACCAGAACACACTACCGAATAAAACATTCACCCACCACCTACGGCTCTCAAAACCTAACGATTTGGGTTGCAGCTGCTTTCTTTCTCAACCAAACCGAGACCAGATACATCCTGTAAACACATACCACCCCTGCCGCTGCGCCCAACCTGTAAACAAATTTTATGGTAAGCAGCAATTAAAACAATTGCTTGGTCCTGAGAAGCAGGGATACCTGAACCTGCAAAACTCAATAACATGGATAAGATCACCAATTAATTGTACATTATGGGATGGTATGATAAAAAGAGATTtagtagaaaataaaaccaGAAACAGGACCCCATGGAAATTTGATCGTTCCCTGACTTTGCGGTGGTTTCTCAGAGTCCAACTGTAAAATCATTCGTGTACActcacaaatttaaaaaataaaagagagagagattgcatGCAATTGATGCACAGTTAAACCGCAGGAGTCCTTTCTGTTGACTAGAGGTCAAGCAACAACTTCTGAAAAATGACTTGGTAAATCCTCTGTTACTAAGAATTCAACTTATCAGATCGTGTATCGAAGTTTCTATAACAGTTCTGATTGCAGGGCGCACTTGAGAAAGGAAACTGAAGAAGGTAAATCAGATGAAAAGCAGTTATTCATACAAAATTCTAAATGATGAACTGAGTGCTAGTTACacgcaattttttttcttttattttttggagggGTGGGCTGCTTCTTGTTAATTTAAAACGTAAAGGAtgtgttgagggaaaaattagttaattggcatattcttgtaaaaACCTGTGTAAAATTGAGTTGTAATAAGTGTTGATGCAGTGTtacatgaaaaagattgaagtgtgctcaacatggcttAACTGGCGCTCGAGCGAAACCCAAACAGAGAGGTTCGCTAGAAGTGAGCTCAACGTGAcactcgagcagaatccatctagagaggttcgctcgacgggGCACTCGAGCTGAACTCATCCAGAGATGTTCGCTCGAAATGCGCTCGACGTCTCActcgagcggtttcagaagacaacgtgcgctcgaccttcgctcgacacctcgctcgagccaatgtttaAGACcacctaaaattcatgtttttgagcgccgtgacttgttgggactataaatagaacagcttatttctgttctttggtgtggaaaaacagaacaaaccctaagtgtttcaagagccaaagagagaaacctttTCCTCAtcttgtgaatctctcttggacaaacacaaatccaccgcaccacactcaagatcaaatctcattcaaaatccattgaagtggacgttttgttggccggaaggtttTCGAAACTGCtgtgatgcagagatcgagaggttctcatGAGATGTTATAGAAATGTCgaagttccgacactacatgcgcgtagagatcgagtgggtcactcatggtgttgcaagccaagtttaggaactacaaaggttttgtgagtctctatattggttgtaacaaactctttctatagtggattttagatggtggcttacacccggagtggtattgcttcttgccattaatttttatttgtccACAAAATCTGAactacacctattcacccctcTCTAGGTGTTGTTTGGGATAGAATCACTGTtttttcaattggtatcagagcggaTTCACTCCGCTAGGATTCAGTTCCTGAGTGTGTTCCTGCTATAGTGGTTTAAATGGATAAGTCTCAATCTCTCACATCACCACCatattttgatggaaacaaTTATGTTTATTGAAAAGTCCGAATGAGAGCGTTCCTAAAGTCTATGGATGAACGTGTGGGTTTCCATAACAAAAAGATGGAGAGAACCAGTTGTTATCATTGAGGGAGTTCAAACTCCCAAAAGTGTGGATAATTACTCTAGGGATGAAATAAGTGTGGCTGGAATAACAGACCTGAATGCGATTTTCATGGCTGTGTACCAGGAGGAGTTCAAGCGAATCTCCATGtgtgaaaattgtaaaaaagcTTGGGACATTCTTGAGGTTACCCATGAAGGTACCAAGGCTGTAAAGAATTCTAAATTTCAAATGCTGACCACGAGTTTTGAAGAacttagaatgaaagatgaagaAACTTTTGATGTCTTCTATGCCAAATTCAATCATGTTGtcaattttagttttaatttagggGACAAAAATCCCTGAAAATAGAATTGTGAAAAACATTCTCAGATCTCTTCCTGAGAGATTCCATCCCAAAGTCACTGCCATTGAAGAGAGCAAAGATTTAGACAATATGAGGATTGAAGAGCTGGTGGGTTCTCTCCAAACCTATGAGCATACTCTTCCTatggataagaaaaataagtccaTAGCCCTCAACACTATTGATGAGTCATCCGATGAGTTGGCTATGAGTGACAAAGAAGTAGCtttttatgctaaaaaatttagaaagatgttggtatctagaaatagaaagaaCTGGGGGGATAAGAAGAAAAGGTTCGAGAGAGTAAATATAAATTCCAGCTCAGGAAACAAGGAACGGAGCTCTaagaaatacactagagctACCAAAGACAAGGTACAATCTGATATGCAGTGTTATGAATGTCATGGTTTTGGACACATTCGCCTTGAGtgtgcaaattacaaaaagacCATAGAGAAAGCAAAGGGTGCTTCTTTGAGTGATAATGATTCTGAGACAAGTGACTCTTCAAAGAGTCtctctccaaagaaaaattgCAACTACATGGCATTCACTTCTTCTTTTGGTGGCCAAAGTCACAGAAGTGAATCAACGTCTGAAAATGAGAGTATATCCAGAAGGGAATCCGGGGATGATGATGAGTTGGAGGAAATCTATGAGAAGTTGTACAATGAATATGTAAAATTGCGGAAACTCAATAAAGCACATACTGAGAATATAGAtatttgcaaaagagaaaatgaggatcTCTAAGATAAATTGAATGAAGCCATTTGTCTAACCGATCAGTTGCAAAAGAGGAATGTGTCACTCgaggataaaatgaaaatgtagGGAAGTGAGTTGATTTTATTAAACGATAAGTTGAAAAATTTGTCTACTGGGAAACAAAAGCTTGACAAAATCTTTAACTCAGGAAAGTCCTTTGGTGACAAGAGAGGTATGGGATATATTGAAGGAAAATCTGATGTGGCTTCAACTTTAAAAACCCCATGCAAAAaggtaagaaaaataatatttgttccTGCATCGAATGAGAATGGCAAAGCACAACTTTTTAAAAAGGGTAAGAAACCCCTACATGTGCAAAAGCCTGTCCCACCTCCCAAGAGACAAGGAGCTCGCAACACGAGCCCTATATTTCATCACTGTGGGAAGGTTGGTCATGTTAGACAAGATTGCTTCaagttaaaaaatcaatattttcatgctCTTGCATTCTCTAAAAGTAGAACTACTTAACcttctgaaaaaaataagaagttcTTGAATGCCCCTAGGTACGTCTCACCCTCCATGAGACAAAAAGCTCACAAGGCAAAACACGTTTGTCACAATTGCGGTAAGATTGGTCACATTCGACCAAACTGTTTTGAGCTTAGGGACCATCCTAAGAGAATTGAAAAGCCCTACTCAAGAAAAGGGCATTAAAACTTGTAAAGCCAAGACAAAATGAGATGATCAATGTGAAGTTAGACCAATTGACTACTAGCCAAAAGGCTGATACGGTAAATCATGTAAAAGTGAGACAAGTGTGGGTGAGAAAGGGGGAGGAGCAGACCAGACATGGTATTTGTGGTATAAATTAATggtcatgcattcatgcattttacACATGTTTAGGTCTTTTgtattcttcttcatttttttgttaaaagcaTATTGTATGTGTTcaatacatacataattttgTCTTTGTATATTGTTGtgtttctcaaaaaaaaaaaaaaaaaacatgcatattgTTTTGCACATGAATGTGACAATGAGTGCTAGTGGTAtcaattctgaaaattttaggtacatgtcttttgaaaattgtatcatatacatttacaaattacaaaagtttaaaacatgTACTATGTATATTTTGTGACTTACATCACACACTACACTTCTAGCTCAATCAATTGTTGCTTTGCCACCTGTGAGTTCTTGGGGAGGCAATCAAAGGTGTAAGAAAGCTCTACGTGTATACAGAATTGACCACGCGTTAGATGACCTCatgattatatatcaaaattcctCCTGTGaaaattatctatccaaaaataaaaaatctgcttCCCCAATAAAACAATGTTACTAACAAATACAAAAGCTGCTCCCCTACATCTATACCACTCTCCTTAAATCTATACCACTCTCCCTTTTTGTCACAACAAGCCAAGGGTCTCAACTGTCACCATCAGTCTGGCTGCCATCATCTTCATCAAGGCGCTCCTCAATGTCGTTGAAGCGTTGAGTCACAAGCTGCTGTAGGCTGTCACCTTTAGCATCAAGACGATCAAACCGGGCTTCAAGACGGGCAAGGTACTTAAGGACCTGCTAAAGGCTGGGATCAGTCGATCCTGGTGTCGGTATGAATGGTGCCGAGCCCTGAGGCTGGGAACTGGATGGCTGGGAGGAGGATTTTCGACATTCAGTGGGTGAGGGGTAATGTGAGCACGACTCAGCTGCATGGTCCTAAACCCAATAGGAGCCTTAAGAGGAAACCCTAGACTCATGAGAAAGAAGCGTAACAGACTTAGAGAGGGCTAACCTAGTGATGAGGCAGGCGAAAGGCAAACCAGTCCATAATTTTGGGGAATTAAATGCCTCAAACATAAACCGGCACAAATGACTCCCCAGGTCAATGGAGACATCGTTGATCAGTGCATACAAAAGAGTGGCGCGGTCAGGACCAACATCACTCTGATGACCAGTAGAATATAGATTTGTAAGAACTATCCtattgagaatgagaaaatcAGGTGGAAAACGTGACGTGAGAATGTGACTTATCATCCCAACTAGAAAAATGACCAATTAGACATTCAGCAATAACTATCGGACCAGGATGAGAAGTCCGTGTATAAGGATACGTAGGGGTTGCCACTCGCAGGGCATTTAGCAAGTCCGCTAACATGCCCGGAGTCACCCGGAAGACAATGTTCCGGAGACTAACATCAAAAGAGCCATCATCAGAGATGAAATAAATGTTGGAGTAAAACTCCTTAACCAACTCCACAGAAGGAGTGGGATGACCAGTGGTCAAGGCCAGCCACTAGCGAGACTCAAAAATATGAGGGATAACAGTCTCAGTAAGCTCACCGAGGATGACTTCCCGCTCGACAATTGGAGAACGGGTAGAAAAATTTTGGCATAAAGTTCTCTTACACGAGCATTGTGGAAATGTGCTTGAGCGGGGCAGGAAGATTTTGGCGTGGACGAACACGTCGAGACATGACTTTGGTTGTGGACATAATCAGTG contains:
- the LOC109000679 gene encoding histone deacetylase HDT1-like is translated as MEFWGVEVKAGQPLKVKPGEEQVIHLSQASLGEFKTKGNESVPLFLKFDDQKLVLGTLSQENFPQLSFDLVFEKEFELSHNWKHGSVYFLGYKAFTPEEDDHDDFDTDSEDEELEDLPLISGENGKAGSTITTQKAASKPESSEKQVKLVEPIKDDEDDDSSDQDDDDAMSFESGDDSDDDSDEESEETPKKVELGKKRPSDAAHKTPVPAKKAKPATPQKTDGKKGGHTATPHPSKKAGKTPANSDQAKPQTPKSGGQFSCKSCSKSFTSDVGLQSHTKAKHGEK